In a genomic window of Sulfuriferula nivalis:
- the brnA gene encoding type II toxin-antitoxin system BrnA family antitoxin: MNKQLKPIPKFANEAEEQAFWDKEDSADYLDWTKARKVVLPNLKPSTKTISLRLPQHLLDSIKAAANSRDVPYQSLIKIWLQEKLHSH; the protein is encoded by the coding sequence ATGAACAAGCAACTTAAACCGATTCCGAAATTTGCTAATGAGGCAGAAGAGCAAGCCTTTTGGGATAAAGAGGATTCAGCGGATTATTTAGATTGGACAAAGGCGCGCAAGGTTGTGCTGCCTAATTTGAAGCCGTCGACAAAAACAATTTCGCTGCGCCTGCCTCAGCATCTTCTGGATTCCATTAAAGCCGCTGCGAATTCTCGCGATGTGCCTTACCAGTCGCTTATCAAAATTTGGCTACAAGAGAAGTTGCACAGTCACTAA
- a CDS encoding plasmid recombination protein, whose translation MSKSVSTRVVHKYASLAKGQRRHDVRSEPVPNYVDQTRTHLNSIFLEPRAEKALRDICLDRRALRNPQRAMKKDAAIATLGIITFSHEAQPVINALSIAEQNALYKEAADRISAELNTTLTGLVVHRDESAPHAHYQMPAYNLEGIPLSKSINREVAKRLQDVVGEVYQSHEIHRGKPKFERILAGEDYSKTINRTVRQLHEDLPKELEAARKALDAALEKLRNNETLALKVQEELDAKKGDIDKLQLNIATYERRQAQAKEDADAMETKLSNVQAAVQALTNGAPVLPKLEYETVEVVTRREENLVGELIVITEKRKMLNLDDVNTYLQVSRAQQQYFKNEVASQIVDIVERNKIIDARVDAVAKKEAKLTDLASTLIELDESYSSEVNSWVQQVVLNPIESAQQVINAQTLIRYGVLVQMHKSRVHILPQEATDELKAVALYRIAREQADAEKWPEIVFTVNEAIAEKIYEMAIADNLVASVHVRSKDGQVRLYELPQICEEVLQSSGMTPS comes from the coding sequence ATGAGCAAAAGTGTATCGACTCGCGTAGTACACAAGTACGCATCTTTAGCGAAAGGCCAGCGGCGGCACGATGTGCGGTCTGAGCCTGTGCCGAATTATGTTGATCAGACGCGGACTCACTTAAATTCAATCTTCCTTGAGCCGCGTGCCGAAAAAGCGTTGCGTGATATTTGTTTAGACCGTCGCGCATTAAGAAACCCGCAACGTGCAATGAAAAAGGATGCTGCTATTGCAACTTTGGGTATTATCACCTTTAGCCATGAAGCCCAACCAGTCATTAACGCGCTGTCCATCGCTGAGCAAAACGCCCTTTACAAAGAAGCGGCGGATCGAATCTCTGCAGAACTAAATACAACATTGACCGGGCTTGTCGTTCATCGTGACGAATCGGCTCCTCATGCACACTATCAAATGCCAGCATATAATCTGGAAGGCATTCCTTTGTCAAAATCAATCAACAGGGAAGTGGCGAAGCGACTGCAGGATGTCGTGGGAGAAGTCTATCAATCGCATGAGATACATCGTGGAAAACCAAAATTTGAGCGCATATTAGCTGGTGAAGATTATTCTAAAACGATAAATCGGACGGTTAGGCAACTGCACGAAGACCTACCAAAAGAATTAGAAGCAGCCAGAAAAGCGCTTGATGCTGCGCTAGAAAAACTGCGAAATAATGAAACGCTTGCTCTGAAAGTGCAGGAAGAACTTGATGCCAAAAAAGGTGATATCGACAAATTACAACTGAACATCGCAACATATGAGCGCCGCCAAGCGCAGGCAAAAGAGGATGCTGATGCGATGGAAACAAAACTGTCAAATGTTCAAGCAGCGGTTCAGGCACTAACCAACGGCGCGCCGGTTTTGCCAAAACTCGAATACGAAACTGTCGAAGTTGTAACCCGTCGTGAGGAAAATTTAGTCGGAGAGTTAATAGTAATCACTGAAAAACGCAAAATGCTCAACCTAGACGATGTTAATACGTATTTGCAAGTTTCACGCGCACAACAACAGTATTTCAAAAATGAAGTTGCCTCTCAGATTGTCGATATTGTAGAGAGGAACAAAATAATTGATGCTCGCGTGGATGCGGTTGCTAAGAAAGAGGCTAAGTTAACTGACTTGGCAAGCACGCTTATAGAACTCGACGAATCTTACAGTTCTGAAGTGAATTCTTGGGTTCAGCAGGTAGTGCTGAATCCTATTGAATCTGCACAACAAGTCATCAATGCACAGACACTAATCCGGTACGGCGTGCTTGTACAGATGCATAAAAGCCGTGTGCATATACTGCCTCAAGAGGCGACAGACGAACTAAAAGCAGTTGCACTCTACCGCATAGCCAGAGAACAGGCGGATGCCGAAAAATGGCCAGAAATCGTTTTTACAGTCAACGAGGCTATCGCCGAAAAAATTTACGAAATGGCGATAGCTGACAATTTAGTTGCATCAGTTCATGTCAGGAGTAAAGATGGTCAGGTGCGGCTTTATGAACTGCCGCAGATATGCGAAGAAGTGTTGCAATCAAGTGGTATGACTCCGTCCTGA
- a CDS encoding AbrB/MazE/SpoVT family DNA-binding domain-containing protein, with protein MRVIVKKWGNSAAVRIPAGIMESACLSLDASVDVREEGGRIIIEPIRSTEYDLAQLLADITPENLNIGADFGTPVGKEFL; from the coding sequence ATGCGTGTAATCGTGAAGAAATGGGGAAACAGTGCTGCTGTTCGTATCCCTGCTGGAATAATGGAATCAGCTTGTTTGAGTCTGGATGCGTCGGTTGATGTTCGGGAAGAAGGTGGCCGTATTATTATCGAGCCGATTCGGTCAACTGAATATGATCTGGCGCAATTGCTTGCTGACATCACACCAGAAAATTTGAATATCGGCGCTGATTTTGGTACGCCAGTCGGCAAGGAGTTTTTGTAA
- a CDS encoding 3'-5' exoribonuclease domain-containing protein yields the protein MIVHFDTEFTTLHLRARLISIGLVADDGREFYAELTDTYEYKHCSEFVRETVLPLLDGGDAQKDSYDLVMQLGAWLEDFDEPVTMCCDSIEYDWTWFTKIFTLKSTWPANVDHRPMLLELPMEIQVTIVEEAFDNGLRRHHALDDARANRLGWLEFQRLKLQFKPLFDNL from the coding sequence ATGATCGTTCACTTTGACACTGAATTCACTACGTTACATCTACGCGCAAGGCTTATATCCATTGGCCTAGTGGCTGATGACGGTCGCGAGTTCTATGCGGAGCTGACTGACACTTACGAGTATAAGCACTGCTCAGAGTTCGTGCGTGAAACCGTGCTGCCATTGCTTGATGGCGGTGACGCGCAAAAGGATTCGTATGATCTCGTCATGCAGCTTGGCGCGTGGCTTGAGGATTTCGATGAGCCTGTGACGATGTGTTGCGATTCTATTGAGTATGACTGGACGTGGTTCACCAAGATTTTTACATTGAAAAGCACCTGGCCGGCGAATGTGGATCACCGTCCGATGTTGCTTGAATTACCGATGGAAATTCAAGTCACAATCGTTGAAGAGGCGTTTGACAATGGCTTGCGTCGTCATCATGCGCTAGACGATGCGCGAGCTAACCGACTAGGCTGGCTGGAATTCCAGCGGCTCAAGCTACAATTTAAACCGCTGTTTGATAACTTGTGA
- a CDS encoding type II toxin-antitoxin system RelE/ParE family toxin yields MAKIELAPEVGDDIDQILDHLAQSEIEDAPLRILAITQAINVLEYNPLIGQPVDGNKRQLVIGRRSRGYIALYRYVVEIDTVFVLALRSQREAGYS; encoded by the coding sequence ATGGCGAAAATTGAATTGGCGCCCGAGGTGGGTGATGATATTGATCAAATTCTTGATCATTTAGCACAGTCTGAAATAGAAGACGCGCCATTGCGGATTTTAGCCATTACTCAGGCGATCAATGTCTTGGAATATAACCCACTTATTGGTCAACCTGTTGATGGTAATAAACGACAATTGGTGATTGGCCGACGCTCGCGTGGATATATTGCTCTGTATCGGTATGTTGTGGAAATAGATACGGTTTTCGTGCTGGCCTTGCGTAGCCAACGAGAGGCTGGCTATAGTTGA
- a CDS encoding RNA-guided endonuclease InsQ/TnpB family protein translates to MKRLQAYKFELMPNGEQSRAMRQYAGCCRVVYNKALAWQNAQYQADNTFKFSYTKTANLLPQWKTELTWLKDAPSQTLQQSLKNLESSFRNFFAKRTEFPKYKKKGMSDSFKFPQGFKIEQQNNRIFLPKLGWLRYRNSQAMLGTPKNITVSLKCGKWYASIQTEREIEQPRHLSTSMVGVDVGIARFATLSNGQVFTAINSFKQKQAKLARYQRALARKVKFSSNWKKQKGKITKLHSTIANIRKDNLHKTTTRISQNHAMIVIEDLQVSNMSKSAKGTMETEGSNVKAKSGLNRSILDQGWFEFRRQLEYKQAWKGGEVIAVNPRNTSRTCPCCKHVAKENRLTQAKFECVECGYSDNADLVGAINILAAGHAVLARGVTVQQDRTMKHEPTEGIRKSSREPVGIPRI, encoded by the coding sequence ATGAAACGCTTGCAAGCCTACAAGTTTGAACTCATGCCTAACGGTGAGCAATCACGCGCCATGCGTCAATACGCGGGTTGTTGCCGTGTGGTGTATAACAAAGCCCTAGCGTGGCAAAATGCACAATATCAAGCCGACAATACCTTCAAATTCAGCTACACCAAAACAGCCAATTTACTGCCTCAATGGAAAACAGAACTTACTTGGCTCAAAGACGCACCCAGCCAAACATTGCAGCAGTCACTAAAGAATCTGGAATCCAGCTTCAGGAACTTCTTTGCTAAACGCACTGAGTTTCCCAAGTACAAAAAGAAAGGCATGAGTGACAGCTTCAAATTTCCACAAGGCTTCAAAATTGAGCAACAGAACAATCGCATCTTTTTACCCAAGTTGGGTTGGCTACGTTACCGCAATAGCCAAGCAATGCTTGGCACCCCAAAGAACATCACCGTATCACTCAAATGCGGCAAGTGGTACGCCAGCATCCAGACTGAGCGTGAGATAGAGCAGCCAAGACACCTATCTACCAGCATGGTGGGTGTTGACGTAGGTATCGCCAGATTTGCTACGTTAAGCAACGGACAAGTATTCACAGCTATCAACAGCTTCAAACAAAAGCAAGCCAAGCTTGCGCGTTATCAACGCGCATTAGCGCGTAAGGTTAAATTCAGCAGTAACTGGAAAAAGCAGAAAGGCAAAATAACCAAACTCCACAGCACGATTGCGAATATCAGGAAAGACAACCTGCATAAGACGACTACCCGCATCAGCCAAAACCACGCCATGATAGTGATAGAAGATTTGCAGGTCAGCAATATGAGCAAAAGCGCCAAAGGAACGATGGAAACCGAAGGAAGCAACGTCAAAGCCAAGTCAGGCTTGAATCGTTCCATCCTGGATCAAGGCTGGTTTGAATTCAGGCGACAGCTTGAATACAAACAGGCATGGAAAGGTGGCGAGGTAATCGCGGTCAATCCGCGCAACACCAGTCGTACATGTCCGTGTTGTAAGCATGTAGCCAAAGAAAACCGTCTCACACAAGCAAAGTTTGAATGTGTGGAATGTGGCTATAGCGACAATGCTGACTTGGTTGGGGCAATCAATATATTAGCGGCAGGACATGCCGTGTTAGCGCGTGGAGTGACGGTGCAACAAGACCGCACGATGAAGCACGAACCCACTGAAGGCATCCGCAAATCATCGCGTGAACCCGTAGGAATCCCCCGCATTTAG
- a CDS encoding metallophosphoesterase family protein, whose product MKFFTSDQHFGHANILKYEDRRDESGNKFASIEAMDAHLVDRWNATVSADDAVYCIGDFAFKSQILRDILPFLNGTKILVTGNHDPFFKRVVNGQMAEAKVLALELGFSELHFQHEIEIEGIGLVQLSHFPYLPPSLEGLQDYELRYMNIRPKIGKESLLLHGHVHSDWKIRQDSGQPRMLNVGVDVWDMKPISEAEIVEFVMVNT is encoded by the coding sequence ATGAAATTTTTTACGAGTGATCAGCATTTCGGTCACGCCAATATCCTCAAATACGAGGATAGACGGGACGAATCAGGCAATAAATTTGCATCGATTGAGGCGATGGATGCGCATCTTGTCGATCGCTGGAACGCGACCGTGTCGGCTGACGACGCAGTGTATTGCATTGGTGACTTTGCGTTTAAATCGCAAATCCTGCGCGACATCCTGCCGTTTCTGAATGGCACTAAAATCCTGGTAACAGGTAATCATGATCCGTTTTTTAAGCGCGTCGTCAACGGCCAGATGGCTGAAGCCAAAGTGCTTGCGCTTGAGCTTGGATTTAGCGAGCTGCATTTTCAGCATGAGATTGAAATAGAGGGTATCGGCCTGGTTCAACTATCACATTTTCCTTATTTGCCGCCATCGCTCGAAGGGCTACAGGACTACGAGCTGCGATATATGAATATCAGACCGAAGATTGGTAAAGAAAGCCTGTTGCTGCATGGTCACGTGCATTCAGATTGGAAAATCCGTCAAGACAGCGGACAGCCGCGCATGCTGAATGTTGGTGTTGATGTGTGGGATATGAAACCCATCAGTGAAGCGGAAATTGTTGAATTTGTGATGGTGAATACATGA
- a CDS encoding CopG family transcriptional regulator: MSTTTIRLPDDLKMRIAAAAEQMGDTTHHFMLQAIMEKTLEAEQQLELNKPADQRYANIVATGNAIPWSEMRIYLENKIVGKTDSVRPNARKLAR; this comes from the coding sequence ATGTCTACTACAACCATACGCTTACCCGATGATCTGAAAATGCGGATAGCTGCCGCTGCCGAACAGATGGGTGATACAACGCATCACTTTATGTTGCAAGCAATTATGGAAAAGACGTTAGAGGCGGAACAGCAGCTTGAATTAAATAAGCCGGCAGATCAACGATATGCCAATATCGTCGCAACGGGTAATGCGATTCCTTGGTCAGAAATGCGTATTTATCTTGAAAATAAAATAGTGGGGAAAACAGACAGCGTTCGTCCAAATGCGCGTAAGTTAGCACGTTAA
- a CDS encoding type II toxin-antitoxin system MqsA family antitoxin — MKCPVCGAAELIHDTRDLPYTYKGETTVIPVVTADFCPACDESITDIVETERVMREMQAFNKQVNAAIVDPAFIISVRKKLDLGQREAAEIFGGGINAFSRYENGKTKPPLALVKLLKLLDRHPDLLNEVRTV; from the coding sequence ATGAAATGTCCTGTTTGCGGCGCTGCGGAACTTATTCACGACACCCGCGACCTGCCCTATACCTACAAGGGTGAAACCACTGTTATTCCAGTGGTAACCGCTGATTTTTGTCCTGCTTGTGATGAGTCCATCACCGACATAGTTGAAACTGAGCGTGTCATGCGTGAGATGCAGGCATTCAACAAACAGGTGAACGCGGCCATTGTTGACCCTGCTTTCATCATCAGCGTACGCAAAAAGCTAGACCTTGGACAGCGTGAGGCTGCCGAAATCTTCGGTGGTGGCATCAATGCATTCTCGCGCTATGAGAACGGCAAAACCAAGCCACCGTTGGCATTAGTTAAACTGCTCAAACTGCTGGATCGTCACCCCGATCTGCTTAATGAGGTCAGAACCGTCTGA
- a CDS encoding type II toxin-antitoxin system PemK/MazF family toxin, which produces MLTTIKTTGVIRCDQPRVLDLGGRNASKVDTLPASNMEEVLAKLTPIFE; this is translated from the coding sequence ATACTGACAACAATTAAGACAACAGGTGTTATTCGTTGCGATCAACCTCGCGTGCTTGATCTTGGTGGCCGCAATGCAAGCAAGGTTGACACCTTACCCGCCTCCAATATGGAAGAAGTATTGGCAAAGCTCACTCCAATTTTTGAGTAA
- a CDS encoding AAA family ATPase — protein sequence MNLNSSNDGDLHNLALANVPDHIHKPIRQLLPKLPVTARKVFTDLFKGAVLNRYEVADKFKAIKKDNKLAFSLLSLFLMDARHQMQLVERVAQALGKQAGEFDDYIVDAWWAIAAEMGSEQGKLHQIYLALLKNDFTRAEEAAALCEEWLTHRGITRERPIEILAKAVAAELAIRDNNPKIARLLLQNTSPLELVNLKDDQLDKLQRMAIKAFDDNPAEPVPAGHIRVIRSITKSEDKREKDALARYSQLRLPIPLAACPENTQWAQILKYEFPWMGEVIDHIKLSATFRKNMGQSTLHFDPVCLVGSAGIGKSRFIKRLGEVLATPSRVLSLNGMADNMMLKGAGRGWGTSRPGILVDMMLQQKCPNPIIGLDEIDKVGENRHNGNVWDNLLGMLEPQTAQNIFDEFLLGEVDYSHINWIATANSIHHMPSVLLSRMRVIHVAPPQAKDFDAILLSLRNDIAKKHDARLEMLPIMDNEVLMVLRQAFAKKRSVRALIRMMQQIMAEDVALRPEYLN from the coding sequence ATGAATTTAAATTCGAGCAACGATGGAGATTTACATAACCTAGCATTAGCAAACGTACCAGATCACATACACAAGCCAATTCGTCAGCTACTCCCTAAGCTGCCAGTCACCGCCAGAAAAGTATTCACCGACCTGTTTAAGGGTGCCGTGCTGAATCGCTACGAGGTGGCAGATAAATTCAAAGCCATTAAGAAAGACAACAAGCTGGCATTTAGCTTGCTGTCACTATTCCTCATGGACGCCCGCCATCAAATGCAATTGGTAGAGCGTGTTGCCCAGGCGCTGGGTAAACAAGCTGGCGAGTTTGATGACTATATCGTGGATGCATGGTGGGCCATCGCTGCCGAAATGGGCTCGGAGCAAGGCAAATTACATCAGATATACCTAGCGTTATTAAAGAATGACTTTACTCGTGCTGAGGAAGCTGCAGCATTGTGCGAAGAATGGCTCACCCATCGCGGCATTACACGTGAGCGGCCGATAGAGATATTAGCGAAGGCAGTTGCAGCGGAATTGGCAATTCGAGACAACAATCCCAAAATTGCACGCCTGTTGCTACAGAACACGTCACCCCTTGAATTGGTGAATCTGAAAGATGATCAACTGGATAAGCTTCAGCGTATGGCAATTAAAGCGTTTGATGACAATCCCGCTGAGCCTGTCCCTGCAGGGCATATTCGTGTCATCCGCTCTATTACCAAATCAGAAGATAAACGTGAGAAAGATGCGCTGGCACGCTACTCACAATTGCGGTTGCCGATACCACTTGCAGCCTGCCCTGAAAATACCCAATGGGCTCAGATACTCAAGTATGAGTTTCCGTGGATGGGTGAAGTCATCGATCATATTAAGCTTAGCGCTACCTTCCGCAAGAACATGGGGCAATCGACACTGCATTTTGATCCTGTCTGCCTGGTCGGCAGTGCAGGTATCGGCAAAAGCCGTTTTATTAAACGGCTAGGCGAAGTGTTAGCCACGCCATCTCGGGTGCTGTCACTAAACGGCATGGCTGACAACATGATGCTCAAAGGTGCTGGTCGTGGCTGGGGCACATCCCGTCCGGGCATACTGGTTGATATGATGCTGCAGCAAAAATGCCCAAATCCCATCATCGGGCTGGATGAGATTGATAAAGTCGGAGAGAACCGACATAACGGCAACGTATGGGATAACTTGCTTGGCATGCTGGAACCGCAGACCGCCCAGAATATCTTTGATGAGTTTCTGCTGGGCGAGGTCGACTATTCACATATCAACTGGATAGCTACGGCGAACTCGATTCATCATATGCCATCCGTGCTGCTCAGCCGTATGCGCGTTATCCACGTCGCACCACCGCAAGCCAAGGACTTTGATGCGATATTGCTAAGCTTGCGTAATGATATTGCTAAAAAGCATGATGCACGTCTGGAGATGCTACCCATCATGGACAACGAAGTGCTGATGGTACTGCGGCAGGCATTTGCAAAGAAACGTAGTGTTCGTGCGCTGATTAGAATGATGCAGCAGATCATGGCTGAAGATGTAGCGCTAAGGCCGGAATACCTCAATTGA
- a CDS encoding HAD domain-containing protein, which translates to MIIYLDYDGVLHADEAYRTKRGVELRGGGKLFEHAGILIDALVPYPDARIVLSTSWVRELGFNRAKSYLPDELSRLVIGATYHSKIERDEEFTNNMRWGMMTRHQQIYSHAVRHKIGHWFAIDDDHADWPDVQFDQLVATKGKLGLNDFFAKQQLNKLLKEQHEAESAKHFMEPK; encoded by the coding sequence ATGATTATTTATCTTGATTACGACGGAGTCCTGCACGCAGACGAAGCCTACCGCACCAAGCGTGGCGTTGAATTGCGTGGCGGCGGTAAGCTGTTTGAGCATGCAGGCATCCTGATCGATGCGCTGGTGCCATACCCTGACGCCAGGATTGTTCTGTCAACGTCATGGGTGCGAGAGCTTGGCTTTAATCGTGCGAAGAGCTATCTACCAGATGAGCTATCGCGATTAGTGATTGGTGCGACGTATCACAGCAAGATAGAGCGAGATGAGGAATTCACTAACAACATGCGCTGGGGAATGATGACGCGGCACCAACAGATTTACTCGCATGCTGTGCGGCACAAAATTGGTCACTGGTTCGCAATTGACGACGATCATGCTGATTGGCCTGATGTTCAGTTCGATCAGCTGGTAGCAACGAAGGGAAAGCTTGGGTTGAATGATTTTTTTGCAAAGCAGCAGCTGAATAAGTTGCTTAAAGAGCAGCATGAGGCGGAATCAGCTAAACATTTTATGGAGCCGAAATGA
- a CDS encoding type II toxin-antitoxin system RelE/ParE family toxin, protein MIKTFANKETAALFADERVRRLPPDIRQVARRKLAQLHHVTSVDDLQIPPGNRLERLSGDRLGQYSIRINDQWRVCFRFEDGNVFDVEIVDYH, encoded by the coding sequence ATGATCAAAACATTCGCTAATAAAGAAACAGCTGCATTATTTGCCGATGAACGGGTTAGAAGATTGCCACCCGATATTCGTCAGGTAGCGCGTCGTAAACTGGCGCAGTTGCATCATGTAACTAGCGTAGATGATTTGCAGATTCCACCAGGTAATCGTCTCGAGCGTTTATCGGGGGACAGGCTAGGCCAATACAGTATCCGCATCAATGATCAATGGCGAGTTTGTTTTCGGTTTGAGGATGGCAATGTATTCGATGTTGAAATAGTGGATTACCACTGA
- a CDS encoding BrnT family toxin has translation MRRLRLLGNILSNNKHRIERLRRSRLHPRPEGRGFTRRLIKHSQGESRFHALGKTDEGRTLHITFTLRNASEKIRVISARDMHKKERMIYEQAT, from the coding sequence GTGCGCCGATTGAGATTATTAGGCAATATATTGAGCAACAACAAACACCGCATTGAACGGCTTCGCCGTTCGCGCTTACATCCTCGCCCTGAAGGACGAGGTTTTACGCGCCGACTGATAAAACACAGTCAAGGTGAGTCACGCTTTCACGCATTAGGCAAGACAGACGAGGGACGTACATTACATATTACGTTCACATTGCGTAATGCCAGTGAGAAAATTCGGGTTATTTCGGCCAGAGATATGCACAAGAAGGAGCGCATGATTTATGAACAAGCAACTTAA
- the mazF gene encoding endoribonuclease MazF translates to MGQSYVPESGDIVWLQFDPQAGHEQAGHRPAVVVSPASYNGKTGLMLCCLITTQIKGYPFEVVIAGDRSSAVLSDQIKSLDWVARKATYKGKITPDELMIVRNKVSALIGK, encoded by the coding sequence ATGGGGCAAAGCTATGTACCTGAATCAGGTGATATTGTGTGGTTACAATTCGATCCGCAGGCAGGGCATGAGCAAGCCGGGCATAGGCCAGCGGTAGTTGTCAGTCCCGCATCCTACAATGGTAAAACCGGATTGATGTTGTGTTGCCTGATAACTACGCAGATCAAAGGTTATCCATTCGAGGTTGTGATCGCTGGTGATCGATCAAGTGCCGTGTTGTCTGACCAGATAAAAAGTCTCGATTGGGTTGCGCGCAAGGCTACTTATAAGGGAAAAATAACTCCCGATGAGTTAATGATAGTGCGAAATAAAGTATCTGCCCTTATTGGCAAATAA
- the tnpA gene encoding IS200/IS605 family transposase, translating into MDQNNDIRHGRHCVFLMHVHLVFVTKYRREVFTKTILDELRPIFAAVCKDFEAELVEFDGEDDHVHLLVNYPPKVSVSILVNSLKGVSSRMIRKKDYPSIRKKLWGGALWSPSYFAGSCGGAPIEIIRQYIEQQQTPH; encoded by the coding sequence ATGGATCAAAACAATGACATTAGACATGGAAGACACTGCGTTTTTTTAATGCATGTACATTTGGTCTTTGTCACTAAATATAGACGAGAAGTGTTTACAAAAACTATTTTGGACGAATTGCGTCCGATATTTGCAGCAGTGTGCAAAGACTTTGAGGCGGAACTGGTGGAATTTGATGGTGAAGATGATCATGTGCATTTACTAGTGAACTATCCGCCCAAGGTTTCAGTTTCCATCCTGGTCAACAGCCTTAAAGGCGTATCTAGCCGAATGATTCGGAAAAAGGACTACCCAAGTATCCGAAAGAAGTTGTGGGGTGGTGCGTTATGGTCACCGAGTTATTTTGCTGGTAGTTGCGGCGGTGCGCCGATTGAGATTATTAGGCAATATATTGAGCAACAACAAACACCGCATTGA
- a CDS encoding type II toxin-antitoxin system MqsR family toxin — translation MEKPTPHCKLTIVKAFVEAGKVRTTNTARLGATALGLEPSDMLAVVTRSRQLIFTRA, via the coding sequence ATGGAGAAACCAACCCCACATTGCAAGCTAACCATCGTCAAAGCTTTCGTTGAAGCTGGCAAAGTACGCACAACCAATACGGCTAGACTTGGAGCCACTGCATTGGGATTGGAACCTTCCGACATGCTGGCAGTGGTGACGCGCTCACGCCAGCTGATTTTTACAAGAGCATGA
- a CDS encoding HigA family addiction module antitoxin, which produces MSITIDDVAGMDFSDVAEAGKLKPIHAGEILREEFMKPMGLSASAVAVALHVPAPRINDIVLERRGISADTAVRLARFFGMPAEFWMGLQADYDRRMAENKLAVMLPQIRRYQAAA; this is translated from the coding sequence ATGAGTATTACGATAGACGATGTGGCTGGTATGGATTTTAGTGATGTAGCTGAGGCAGGAAAACTAAAGCCTATCCATGCGGGTGAGATTTTGCGGGAAGAATTTATGAAACCGATGGGTTTGTCCGCTAGCGCTGTAGCTGTGGCTTTGCATGTTCCCGCACCTCGTATTAATGATATTGTGCTGGAACGAAGAGGGATTTCCGCCGATACCGCAGTGCGGTTAGCTCGTTTTTTTGGGATGCCTGCTGAGTTTTGGATGGGGTTACAAGCGGATTACGATAGGCGCATGGCTGAAAACAAGCTGGCAGTCATGCTGCCACAGATACGGCGTTATCAGGCAGCAGCATAA